A window of the Thermoleophilia bacterium SCSIO 60948 genome harbors these coding sequences:
- a CDS encoding GlsB/YeaQ/YmgE family stress response membrane protein: MGWVAWIILGFLAGLIARAIVPGRTEPGGCFGTTAIGVLGAAIGGFVAVQLGVGRLGDFFDLETWLIAIAGAVVLLLIIGALAGGRRSAGPPARR; this comes from the coding sequence ATGGGTTGGGTCGCATGGATCATCCTCGGCTTCCTCGCGGGTCTGATCGCCCGTGCGATCGTCCCGGGACGCACGGAGCCCGGTGGCTGCTTCGGCACGACCGCGATCGGCGTCCTCGGCGCGGCGATCGGCGGCTTCGTCGCGGTCCAGCTCGGCGTCGGCCGGCTCGGCGACTTCTTCGACCTCGAGACCTGGCTGATCGCGATCGCCGGCGCCGTCGTCCTGCTGCTGATCATCGGTGCGCTCGCCGGCGGGCGTCGCTCCGCCGGACCCCCCGCGCGCCGCTGA
- a CDS encoding alpha-amylase, producing MSGPAESADPRRAGAERPWWADAVVYQIYPRSFQDSDGDGVGDLRGITSRLDHIAELGADAIWLSPIYPSPLHDMGYDIADFSAVDPRLGTLEDFDELVAETHARGMRILLDLVPCHTSIEHPWFREHPERYVWSRVDGPENNWIAAFGGPAWSRDEETGRWYLHSFYPEQPDLDWRNPETREAMAGEIGFWIERGIDGYRVDAIDRLLKDPERRDDPPSSGTFPLPLPGDFALHDHVNSQNAPDIGDALATIRDAAGPDAFLAGEVFQPHAGLSRYLGSLDVAFAFEFLFSPWDAERLRAAIASGVAAERVAWVLSNHDFPRLITRLGRDAAELAATLLLTLPGPAFIYQGDEIGMADGPGGDPPVDRHGRDAQRHPMQWEPGPKGGFTAGEPWLPLTDPAERNVADQSVDPHSELNLYRGLIRLRHALAGTGYEPIDAGPEAVAHRRGEYAVVLNLGESALSAPVTGEVVVAVGSLRARAPQSLASGAELPPGSGVVVRRA from the coding sequence GTGAGCGGCCCCGCCGAGAGCGCAGATCCGCGGCGGGCGGGGGCCGAGCGGCCGTGGTGGGCCGACGCGGTCGTCTACCAGATCTACCCGCGCTCCTTCCAGGACTCCGACGGCGACGGTGTCGGGGACCTGCGCGGGATCACCTCGCGACTGGACCACATCGCCGAGCTCGGCGCCGACGCGATCTGGCTCTCGCCGATCTACCCCTCGCCGCTCCACGACATGGGCTACGACATCGCCGACTTCAGCGCCGTCGATCCGCGGCTTGGCACGCTCGAGGACTTCGACGAGCTGGTCGCCGAGACCCACGCGCGCGGGATGCGGATCCTGCTCGACCTCGTTCCCTGCCACACGTCGATCGAGCACCCGTGGTTTCGCGAGCATCCCGAGCGCTACGTGTGGTCGCGCGTCGACGGGCCGGAGAACAACTGGATCGCGGCGTTCGGCGGTCCGGCCTGGAGTCGTGACGAGGAGACCGGCCGCTGGTACCTGCACTCGTTCTATCCCGAGCAGCCCGACCTCGATTGGCGTAACCCCGAGACGCGGGAGGCGATGGCGGGGGAGATCGGCTTCTGGATCGAACGCGGGATCGACGGCTACCGCGTCGACGCGATCGACCGCCTGCTCAAGGACCCCGAGCGCCGCGATGATCCGCCGTCGAGCGGCACGTTCCCGTTGCCCCTGCCCGGGGACTTCGCGCTCCACGACCACGTGAACTCGCAGAACGCGCCCGACATCGGCGACGCGCTGGCGACGATCCGCGATGCCGCGGGGCCGGATGCCTTCCTCGCCGGCGAGGTCTTCCAGCCCCACGCCGGGCTGTCCCGCTACCTCGGCTCGCTCGACGTCGCGTTCGCGTTCGAGTTCCTGTTCTCACCCTGGGACGCGGAGCGCCTGCGCGCGGCGATCGCCTCGGGGGTCGCGGCCGAGCGGGTCGCCTGGGTGCTGTCGAACCACGACTTCCCACGCTTGATCACGAGGCTCGGCCGCGACGCCGCCGAGCTCGCCGCGACGCTGCTCCTGACCCTTCCCGGCCCCGCTTTCATCTACCAGGGCGACGAGATCGGGATGGCAGACGGACCGGGCGGCGACCCGCCGGTCGACCGCCATGGCCGCGATGCCCAGCGGCACCCGATGCAGTGGGAGCCGGGGCCGAAGGGCGGGTTCACGGCCGGCGAGCCGTGGCTGCCGCTGACCGATCCGGCCGAGCGGAACGTCGCCGATCAGTCCGTCGACCCGCACTCGGAGCTCAACCTCTACCGCGGCCTGATCCGGCTGCGCCATGCGCTCGCCGGGACCGGCTACGAGCCGATCGACGCCGGCCCGGAGGCGGTCGCCCACCGCCGCGGCGAGTACGCGGTGGTCCTCAACCTCGGCGAGTCCGCGCTCTCGGCACCCGTCACGGGGGAGGTCGTCGTCGCGGTCGGATCGCTGCGCGCACGCGCTCCACAGAGCCTCGCGAGCGGCGCCGAGCTGCCGCCTGGCTCCGGCGTGGTCGTCCGTCGCGCCTGA
- a CDS encoding sugar ABC transporter permease, protein MEASSAPAPSRGEMAPKKGAPSDRARSERRLGWLLSAPAVLAILLVTAYPIGYAIVLSVQNVDLRFPEDGGFVGIDNYVSVLTSSLWWTDFANTVGLTIVSVAIELVIGMAIALFMYRAAFGRGVIRTSVLIPYGIVTVVAAFSWFFAFDPASGFVNNLIGTPDKAWFGDKYSAYFVVILAEVWKTTPFIALLLLAGLVTIDDGLYEAARVDGASAWQRFWKITLPLMKPAILVALLFRTLDAFRIFDSVFIMTRGAQETETLSILGYNQLIGRLNLGLGSAVSVLIFVCVLAIAFIYVKGFGVRMAEGRPGS, encoded by the coding sequence ATGGAGGCGAGCTCGGCACCCGCACCGTCGCGCGGCGAGATGGCGCCGAAGAAGGGCGCGCCCTCCGACCGCGCGCGCTCCGAGCGTCGCCTCGGCTGGCTGCTCAGCGCGCCGGCGGTGCTCGCGATCCTGCTCGTCACCGCGTATCCGATCGGCTACGCGATCGTGCTGTCGGTCCAGAACGTCGATCTCCGCTTCCCCGAGGACGGCGGCTTCGTCGGCATCGACAACTACGTCTCCGTCCTGACCTCGAGCCTGTGGTGGACCGACTTCGCCAACACCGTGGGACTGACGATCGTCTCGGTCGCGATCGAGCTGGTCATCGGCATGGCGATCGCCCTGTTCATGTATCGCGCGGCGTTCGGGCGCGGGGTGATCCGGACCTCGGTCCTGATCCCGTACGGCATCGTCACCGTCGTAGCGGCGTTCTCCTGGTTCTTCGCGTTCGACCCGGCATCGGGCTTCGTCAACAACCTGATCGGAACACCCGACAAGGCATGGTTCGGCGACAAGTACAGCGCCTACTTCGTGGTCATCCTCGCGGAGGTCTGGAAGACGACCCCGTTCATCGCCCTGCTGCTTCTCGCCGGCCTCGTCACCATCGACGACGGGCTCTATGAGGCGGCGCGTGTCGATGGGGCTTCCGCCTGGCAGCGGTTCTGGAAGATCACGCTGCCGCTGATGAAGCCGGCGATCCTGGTCGCGCTGCTCTTCCGCACGCTCGACGCGTTCCGGATCTTCGACTCGGTCTTCATCATGACCCGAGGGGCGCAGGAGACCGAGACGTTGTCGATCCTCGGCTACAACCAGCTGATCGGCCGGCTCAACCTCGGTCTCGGCTCCGCGGTCTCGGTGCTGATCTTCGTCTGCGTGCTCGCGATCGCGTTCATCTACGTCAAGGGGTTCGGGGTACGGATGGCTGAAGGAAGGCCCGGTAGCTGA
- a CDS encoding ABC transporter substrate-binding protein, translating into MAAAVVVLPACGGSDAGEGGQSIGFYVFNDPSGAYQDAADACTKQSNGRYTIQIEPLPTDASQQRELLVRRLGAGDTSIDLMGMDVIWTSEFANAGWLAEWAPDDAEQVTKNTFDSVIDSASFEDQLYAAPFTSNTQLLWYRKDRVPKPPKTWDEMIDQAEKIGGAEGRIGVQASFYEGYTTWVNSLIVSAGGEILSGPETVSLEEKPTSMALEVIGRLANSSAAQPDIDTSNEDSVRLAFQGGDLSFMVNYPFVYPSAKAEAPDVFKQMEAAKYPTVAEGVTSAPPLGGINVGVSAYSDNQELAFEAATCLVSPENQINAAEVGGLPPTDQTLYENKALDKAYPGFADLIKQSIDDAAPRPLTPAYTDVSLAIQRALSPPRDIDPDDVKPKYDELYEYVEAAVKREGLL; encoded by the coding sequence TTGGCCGCGGCCGTCGTCGTGCTTCCCGCCTGCGGCGGATCGGATGCGGGCGAGGGCGGCCAGTCGATCGGCTTCTACGTCTTCAACGATCCGAGCGGCGCCTACCAGGACGCGGCGGACGCCTGCACGAAGCAGTCCAACGGCCGCTACACGATCCAGATCGAGCCGCTTCCGACCGACGCCTCGCAGCAGCGCGAGCTCCTCGTCCGTCGGCTCGGCGCCGGTGACACATCGATCGATTTGATGGGGATGGACGTCATCTGGACGTCGGAGTTCGCCAACGCGGGCTGGCTCGCGGAGTGGGCGCCCGACGACGCCGAGCAGGTGACGAAGAACACCTTCGACAGCGTGATCGACTCCGCCTCGTTCGAGGACCAGCTCTACGCGGCGCCGTTCACGTCGAACACGCAGCTGCTCTGGTATCGCAAGGACCGCGTCCCCAAGCCGCCCAAGACCTGGGACGAGATGATCGATCAGGCAGAGAAGATCGGCGGCGCGGAGGGCCGGATCGGGGTCCAGGCCTCCTTCTATGAGGGATACACGACCTGGGTCAACTCGCTCATCGTCTCCGCGGGCGGCGAGATCCTGTCCGGGCCCGAGACCGTCTCGCTCGAGGAGAAGCCGACGTCGATGGCGCTCGAGGTGATCGGCCGCCTCGCCAACTCCTCCGCTGCCCAGCCCGACATCGACACCTCGAACGAGGACTCGGTTCGGCTCGCCTTCCAGGGCGGTGACCTCTCGTTCATGGTCAACTACCCGTTCGTCTACCCGAGCGCGAAGGCCGAGGCGCCCGACGTCTTCAAGCAGATGGAGGCCGCCAAGTACCCCACCGTCGCCGAGGGCGTGACGAGCGCCCCGCCGCTCGGTGGCATCAACGTCGGTGTCAGCGCGTACTCCGACAACCAGGAGCTCGCCTTCGAGGCCGCGACCTGCCTCGTCTCTCCCGAGAACCAGATCAACGCGGCCGAGGTCGGCGGCCTGCCGCCGACCGACCAGACGCTGTACGAGAACAAGGCTCTCGACAAGGCCTATCCCGGGTTCGCCGACCTGATCAAGCAATCGATCGACGACGCGGCGCCGCGGCCACTGACGCCCGCCTACACGGACGTGTCGCTCGCGATCCAGCGTGCGCTCAGTCCGCCGAGGGACATCGATCCCGACGACGTGAAGCCGAAGTACGACGAGCTCTACGAGTACGTCGAGGCGGCGGTCAAGCGGGAGGGCCTGCTGTGA